In uncultured Cohaesibacter sp., a genomic segment contains:
- a CDS encoding ABC transporter ATP-binding protein, translated as MTDALLETHDLKVAFSSAKGSVQALRGVSLSIKPGETLALVGESGSGKSTFARALLRLNRAPFINSQIDVSGRALLKLDQGPLLDLVRANKKQLNRVRAQAIAMLFQDALSALNPLMRVGRQIGEALQLAHPGLNDQQAWEQALNMLNSVGIEDAAQKARQYPHQFSGGQRQRVMIAIAAIRSPLLMIADEPTTALDVSVEALILELLKRLQVQNEMAMLFITHDLGTVAKIADRVAVMYAGQVLEEAPVDRLFSAPRHPYTKGLLLSRPGHRKPGEGLKGSAPTPDAVPSGCAFMPRCPYADQACSRPQKLLDGVRCVRPLQ; from the coding sequence ATGACTGACGCGCTGCTTGAAACCCATGATCTCAAGGTCGCTTTTTCGTCCGCTAAAGGCTCCGTTCAGGCCCTGCGCGGTGTTTCTCTTTCCATCAAGCCGGGGGAAACGCTCGCCCTCGTAGGAGAAAGTGGGTCGGGAAAGTCCACCTTCGCGCGTGCCTTGCTTCGGCTGAACAGAGCGCCTTTCATTAACTCGCAGATTGATGTTTCCGGCAGAGCCTTGCTCAAACTCGATCAAGGCCCCTTGCTGGATCTGGTTCGCGCGAACAAGAAACAACTCAACAGGGTACGTGCTCAAGCAATCGCAATGCTCTTTCAGGATGCACTATCAGCGCTAAACCCGCTGATGCGCGTTGGGAGACAAATTGGCGAAGCGCTGCAACTGGCGCACCCCGGGTTAAATGATCAGCAAGCTTGGGAACAGGCTCTTAACATGCTGAATTCCGTTGGCATTGAGGATGCAGCACAGAAAGCCCGTCAATATCCGCATCAATTCTCGGGTGGGCAGCGCCAACGCGTAATGATCGCCATTGCGGCTATCCGGTCTCCACTGCTGATGATTGCCGACGAGCCAACGACCGCACTGGATGTTTCGGTGGAAGCCCTGATCCTTGAACTTCTGAAACGGCTTCAGGTTCAGAATGAAATGGCAATGCTGTTCATCACCCATGACCTTGGAACCGTTGCCAAAATCGCAGATCGCGTTGCGGTGATGTATGCGGGGCAAGTGCTAGAAGAGGCGCCGGTGGATCGTCTATTCTCAGCCCCCCGTCATCCCTACACCAAGGGGCTTTTGCTCAGCCGCCCGGGGCATCGCAAACCCGGAGAGGGATTGAAGGGCAGCGCTCCCACGCCCGACGCTGTGCCATCAGGATGCGCTTTCATGCCTCGTTGCCCCTATGCAGATCAAGCTTGCTCACGTCCACAAAAGCTGCTGGACGGTGTGCGCTGTGTGAGACCATTGCAATGA